In Fibrobacter succinogenes, a single genomic region encodes these proteins:
- a CDS encoding nitrilase-related carbon-nitrogen hydrolase, which yields MDSAKGSKSENIARAKAMILDAHPAEGSIILLPEMFATGYIPANLDSAAEDFSTNTAGETARMLSEIADATNCIIMGAGITRAPNGFYNHVSVYAPQAPTEHCGYDKMNLFFPERDDFTPGASVNLFALLDWKIASFICYDLRFPEIFREAIKQGANLITIQAAWPAKRRAHWETLLKARAIENQVYIAAVNAVSTQPGTKAPLAGTSLIISPNGDVIAEGTTNEEMIISAELDLLAERNYRKSFPVLNGIVPPDLI from the coding sequence ATGGATAGCGCCAAGGGTTCTAAATCCGAAAATATCGCCCGCGCAAAGGCCATGATTCTTGACGCGCACCCCGCCGAAGGAAGTATCATCCTTTTGCCCGAGATGTTTGCCACGGGCTATATTCCCGCAAACCTAGATTCCGCAGCCGAAGATTTCAGCACAAATACCGCAGGCGAAACTGCACGCATGCTCTCAGAAATCGCCGACGCCACAAACTGCATCATCATGGGCGCAGGTATAACACGCGCTCCCAACGGATTTTACAACCACGTGAGCGTCTATGCTCCGCAAGCCCCCACGGAACACTGCGGATACGACAAGATGAACCTCTTTTTCCCGGAACGGGACGATTTTACGCCGGGAGCAAGCGTTAATTTATTTGCGCTACTAGACTGGAAAATAGCTTCGTTTATCTGCTACGACTTGCGGTTCCCCGAAATTTTCCGCGAAGCAATCAAGCAAGGCGCAAACCTCATCACGATCCAAGCAGCCTGGCCTGCCAAAAGACGCGCCCACTGGGAAACGCTCCTCAAGGCCCGCGCCATCGAGAACCAAGTCTACATAGCAGCCGTAAACGCCGTGAGCACACAGCCCGGCACTAAAGCCCCACTCGCAGGCACATCGCTCATCATCTCGCCCAACGGAGACGTTATCGCCGAAGGAACCACCAACGAAGAGATGATCATTTCCGCCGAACTGGACCTGCTAGCCGAACGAAATTACCGCAAATCATTCCCCGTACTCAATGGAATCGTTCCTCCAGATTTGATTTAA
- a CDS encoding phosphotransferase, with product MNFIKYFSKQRWFMGKNRTIASTETLDSTEAGGTRIKLIKVSFNDGESDIYTFIDDENAVGKILEDAFLDGSRQSVFSGDSGFFSFRITAPLPKAPLTSIKPVSKEQSNSAFCAPGKFFFKLYRRLEPGLHPEAEILEAMNKADSSRVPKLYAVCNYKAKGGEVYTWGILEEHFAGAKDAWNEFCNNMDSTDAFQLGMSTAQMHESLKPLSGPKYSNVEPPFDKLEQLLKNSTDTEYAPELRKRLPELRIRYSDLLRETFSDKTIKKQRIHGDYHLGQVLITQSANGTKHFEIIDFEGEPTRSLDYRRTIRSPAVDIAGMLRSFAYAGAVAKVDPSEAQQAFITGYSKVSGISTDAIEKESKPYILAKAIYEACYELEFRPNWFWIPAKALLEL from the coding sequence ATGAACTTTATCAAGTATTTTAGCAAACAACGTTGGTTCATGGGGAAAAACAGAACCATCGCGAGCACCGAAACGCTCGACTCCACAGAAGCCGGCGGCACACGAATCAAGCTTATCAAGGTTTCGTTCAACGATGGCGAAAGCGATATTTACACGTTTATCGATGACGAGAACGCCGTCGGAAAAATTCTCGAAGACGCATTCCTCGATGGTTCCCGGCAATCCGTCTTCTCCGGAGACTCTGGATTTTTCTCGTTCCGCATTACAGCGCCGCTCCCCAAGGCGCCACTGACAAGCATCAAGCCTGTTTCTAAAGAACAAAGCAATTCAGCCTTTTGCGCACCAGGTAAATTTTTCTTTAAACTTTATCGCAGGCTCGAACCGGGATTACACCCCGAAGCAGAAATTCTCGAAGCCATGAACAAAGCCGACAGTAGCCGCGTTCCGAAACTTTACGCCGTCTGCAATTACAAAGCTAAAGGTGGAGAAGTTTATACTTGGGGTATCCTCGAAGAACATTTTGCAGGAGCCAAGGATGCCTGGAACGAGTTCTGTAACAACATGGATAGCACAGACGCTTTCCAGCTCGGCATGTCCACCGCACAAATGCACGAAAGCCTAAAACCGCTAAGCGGCCCCAAGTACAGCAACGTCGAGCCGCCTTTTGACAAGCTGGAACAATTGCTAAAAAATTCAACGGACACCGAATACGCGCCAGAACTCCGCAAACGCCTTCCGGAACTGCGTATCCGCTACAGCGATTTACTCCGCGAAACATTCAGCGACAAGACGATAAAAAAACAGCGCATCCACGGGGATTACCATCTGGGTCAAGTGCTCATTACACAAAGCGCAAACGGCACCAAGCATTTCGAGATTATCGACTTTGAAGGTGAACCCACGCGCAGCCTCGATTACAGGCGCACCATCCGCTCCCCCGCTGTCGATATCGCAGGAATGTTGCGCAGTTTTGCCTACGCAGGCGCCGTTGCAAAGGTCGATCCGAGCGAAGCTCAACAAGCCTTTATCACCGGCTACTCCAAGGTTTCAGGGATTTCCACCGATGCAATTGAAAAAGAATCCAAGCCCTACATTTTGGCCAAAGCTATTTACGAAGCATGCTACGAACTAGAATTTAGGCCCAACTGGTTCTGGATTCCCGCCAAAGCGCTGCTGGAACTGTAA